The Notolabrus celidotus isolate fNotCel1 chromosome 23, fNotCel1.pri, whole genome shotgun sequence region accatcacactccttcctacttcactgacctcctccaccaccagggcccttcctacctcactgacctcctccaccaccaggccccttcctacctcactgaccgcctccaccaccaggccccttcctacctcactgacctccactACCAGGCCCCTtcttacctcactgacctcctccaccaccaggccccttcctacctcactgacctcctccaccaccacactccttcctacctcactgacctcctccaccaccaggccccttcctacctcactgacctcctccaccaccacactccttcctacctcactgacctcctccaccatcacactccttcctgtaacctgcgctcctcacatgccaacctcctgtccccacctcccagaaccaagcaccgaacctggggggacagagccttctcagtagccgccccccatcctctggaactctctcccctctcaaatccaaaactgctctgacccttcagatttcaaatctcttttaaaaactcactctgtgttatttgtttgttttttttttgcttgtatttattttaacaactgtacagtgtctttgagtttttgaaaagcactatataaaataaatgtattattaagtCAAAGGACTCAGTGGGAGTGGACCGGTTAAACAAAGCATGATGTTTGTAGATTGTGTCCCAACATATTTTCTGACACACTTGTGAAggtttttcaaatatttaataaatacaaagttaATATCAGCAGCAGTCTTGATAAAAAAAGCAACAGGTTGATTTGGCAAAAGAAAGATTCCTGCAGGGGCGAGTAACACTGACAAACAGGGAGACCATTAAGCTCCAAAGAGATCCAATCAGAACAGAACAGACATCCCAAAGGAAGCCGGAGCAGTAGAGATGAAATGTAAACCGGGTATGTAACCACATTTGAACAGCATCGCCCTTTTTGTAAGGTTCTGCAGATCCAGTCTTTcagagacgtgtgtgtgtgtgtgtgtgtgtgtgtgtgtgtgtgtgtgtgtgtgtgtgtgtgtgtgtgtgtgtgtggagtgtgcaACGTAACTATTAAAAGGcatttttttagaaaacatcCCAAAGTAAAGCTGTGACTCTTCTTTGTAAAAACCACATGCAACTTTACAAACTAGTCATATCTGCATCAGGTGTTTTGAATACAACCAACACTGAGTCTGTGCTTCAGTATTGAGTCAGAGTTAGCAGCAGTTTAGGCCTCACAGTGTCCTCTGCAACACGTACTAAGACCACAGAGGACTCCAGTCCCAATCCTGTCCTCGCAGCGCTGACTCTGACAAGGTTCTGCCAGTGTCTTTTGGCACTTGAACAAAACGAGGTTCTTCCAGCCGGCTCTATTCCAGACCCAGGGTGAAGTTAATCCCGTGGACGATGCCGATGATGATGGGCTGCCAGGCTACCAGGTACCTGAGCCAGTCCAGGAGCTGCCCATACAGGACGTGAGTCTTCTCCCAGCTGGCAGAGGATGGAGGAATTAAGGAGAGTGCAGAGATGAATGAGCCACTGCACAACATGCATTCCCACTGATGaccagcaggaggagaagagccCACTATCTGACATACCTTTGTAGATTTGTCAGGGTTACTAAAGTGCAAAGATCTCATCATGGACTTGCAGAATTTCCCCCACCCTGTTGGAGTCCGGTCCTTTAAGGGAGTTCCTCTGACTGTCAGGTAAAAACCACACCTACCCCTCATTCAGCCAACCACCACACCGGTTCAAGAAAAGGATACGGGTTGTTCATCATCCTCTTCAAGTCCACCTTCTCGTTGCAGTAGGGACAGGTTTGCTTCTTTCCCACGATGCACCAGCCGCGGATGCAGAACTCGTGGAAGCTGGAGGAGTGGGATGAGTTAAGGGAGAAAGACTCACAATCATAACGCAGCCTGTTCCTCAGTCTAAAGCGGTGTATTCAGTATCCACACAATCCTAGGACAGTTTGACAGAGTCTACTTAAAACCCCTTGTTCCTGTCCCCACTCTGACCTCCCTGTGAGAGCTCAGGTGAGATAAAAGTcaagaccatttaaacacttaaagacaATGAATAagaccttgaactggatcctaaagttcacaggcaaccagtgcaaagactcaaggacaggactgatgtgatcacgccgtttctttccagtcagcaggcgggcggctgcattttggacgacCTGTAGACGCCGCAGTGCTGACTGGTcgagaccaacaaacaaagagttacagtaatctaagcGTGAAGTAACAAAGGTGTGAATCACTCTCTGGAAATCCTTCCTGGGAAGATGAGGCTTCACTTTTGCTAATAGTCTGAGCTGAAAGAAGCTTGTTTTAACAATAGAGCTGATCTGCCTGTCAAACTTAAAGTCACAAAATAACTCCAAGGTTCCTTACTAAAGGGTGACAGTAAGGCTTAAGGGGGCCAATGGCGCTCTCAGAGCCATCCAACAGGTTTTGTTggccaaataaaataatctctgttttatttttgttcatggAGAAAAAGTTCACTTCCATCTAAGATGGAACATCATTGAGGCAGACTAGTGAGACCTGGACAGAGGTCTGATCATTAGTTTTTAAAGGCAGATAGATTTGTTCATCATCAGCAAAGCAATGAAATGAGACATTGTGCTTTCTAAATATGGATCCCAGTGGTAACATATATATCGAAAAGAGGAGGGGGCCCAAAATAGAACCCTGAGGCCCCCCACAGGTCAGGGGGGAAGTGGCTGAAGAATACTGGCCGAGCTGGACAGAGAAGCTCCTGTCTGAGAGATACAACTGAAACCACTTAAGAACAGTACCCTTAATGCCCACACGGGTGTTTAAGCGAGACAGGAGGATGTTGTGATCCACCGTATCAAAGGCAGCTGTCAGGTCCAGAAGGACCAGGACCGCAGAGTTACCAGAGTCGACTGTTAAAAGAAGGTCATTTCAAATTCTTAAAAGTGCCGTTTCTGTGCTATGGCGTGACTTGAACCCAGACTGGAACTTCTCAGAAATgacctttaaatcaataaaagactgcagctgtttgttaaCCACCTTCTCCAAGACcttagaaagaaaaggaagtctAAAAAGAGCCTTTAAGCTTGATTCAGGATACATGTGTCCACAGGAGAGCTGGTAGGTGTCTTCTATGAATCCTTCCTCCTCCACGTCCACCAGGATCCTCTGACCGCACACCGCACAGATGTCGTCTGTCAGACTCCGGCTGGGCATGCCTCCCTTGTTGTAGTACTGAAATCACACAGTTAGGATCACAGGTTCTTAATGTACTCCATCATTTCCAGAGGATGTAAACGTGGAGTGTGTTTTTACCCCGATTGTTGAAGCCATGTAGTCCGAGCAGATCTCTGCAAAGTCTCTGCCCATGACGCCGTAGTAAAGCCCGTAGAACAACATGATGACACCCACGTCCATCGAGTCCTCGGCCTTGATCCTGAACCAGGAcagaacagagacacagatcAGGAACTAGACGGTGAGGATTGCTTTATATCCTCCAACAGGTCACGCCTGAGTGAAAAGGATAACCATCCACCTTTGATTCATAAAGTGAGTCCAGCATGTTTGGGTCAAGAGCTTCAGAGTCAGAGCTGAGTTTAAAAGAGAgactgcacagagagagaggcgacagaggagaggtgagggcACTAACAGAGATACACTGCCCCCCCCTAGTGTCTGTTGTGTAGCAAAGCACAAGGTGTTGGACTGAGCAGCTTTGTAGATTCAGTACTAAAGAGAGCAAGAAGCTTCAGGGGGGTCCCAATCATTGAGCCAGTCCCAGATAAAGGTCGACATTTAACGCTTGAATGACCAGAAGAAAGAAGCGTCACTCCCCCCTGACGCTGAAGCTACAGATTCTGTAAACCACGACTCACCTGAAGAAGACGTTGAAGCCGAACATGGTGAACATGATGGCCAGGTAGCCGAGGACGCCCACTGCATAGCTCAGCTTGTAGATCAGCAGGAACCATTTGTACACcatcctgaaaacacacactgtgttaaACTTTTAATGCAGAATCTTTGATGTATGATAAAAAGGCCTTCTCTGACTCTTACCTGGGCGTCCTGCAGGACAGAGGCTTACGCGTGGCTCTGAAGATGACGTAGCTGGTGACGACGGAGAACATCCCCCACATGGACAGGAACCTCCACCAGTACAGTTTGATGGTGAAGTAAAGGGGGACCACCCACATCTGGACGAGGGTCACCAGCTGAGGAAGAGTTCATCACACTCATTAACCAACACTTCATCTCCTGTTATTGTAAGAAAGGTAAGGTCCTCCGGGGGGAAAGGACCAGAACAAAGAAGAAGtcgtgtttttaaaaatagaatcaactcaattttaaattttcacattatttttaaattgagcTGTTTGATTCGAttttacagaagaggattaggaagacatgaaaaaagaaaggagggcCGgcaagatttattttctttcttttttttaggtgttatttttttttttttaattctgaaattaaagacagagttctgactttaatctgaaaaaTATGAGgtgaactttttttatttcagactaATTTTATTAGAATTTGAAGATCAAAGTAACAACTCtttaaataaagtcagaatcctgagatcaaagtctgaattctgagatcaaagtctgaatcctgagatcaaagtctgaattctgagatcaaagtctgaattttaaaatcaaagtctaaattctgagatcaaagtctgaattttaaaatcaaagtctgaattctgcgatcaaagtctgaattttaaaatcaaagtctaaattctgagatcaaagtcagaattcttagatcaaagtctgaattctgagatcaaagtctgaattttaagatcaaagtctaaattctgagatcaaagtcagaattcttagatcaaagtctgaattctgagatcaaagtctgaattttaagatcaaagtctaaactctgagatcaaagtctgaattctgagatcaaagtctaaattctgagatcaaagtctaaattctgagatcaaagtctgaattcttagatcaaagtctgaattcttagatcaaagtctgaattttaagatcaaagtctaaattctgagatcaaagtctgaattctgagatcaaagtctaaattctgagatcaaagtcggaattctgagatcaaagtctaaattctgagatcaaagtctaaATTCAGAGACCAAAGTCGcaattcttagatcaaagtcacagttctgagatcaaagtctgaattttaagatcaaagtcagaattcagagatcaaagtcgcaattcttagatcaaagtcacaattctgagatcaaagtcggaATTTTAAGAGCAAAGTCGAAATTCTGAGAGCAAAATCGGAATTttaagatcaaagtcagaattgttgcttttttcccagaactttaaaaaataaaataacatattccatttttttatttttgtttatccaccctctaaacatttgttttttagttGCCCTAATCCAAGTCAAATCAAAGTGATCAGTTAAAATCAGACCCACACTAAAACTGTACTGGTGTCTAAAGGGTTAATGGGGCTACCTAAAACCTGCATCATGTTATAAACCGTCAGAATCCTCTTCTATCATTCAGAAATCAAAGTACGGTCACCTCATTCGGGGGCGCTGGACTTTAAATAGTCCATGTTTGTGACACTGAGGTCTGCTGGGAAATTTAAGATTCAGCTCAAGTGGAAGAAACGTGAATTTCAGGAGAAACCTCAGAGGACAAGGTGCTGTAAGAAGAGACAGGATCAATACACACACCCTCCCTTTAACACTCACATTGTAGGAGCGGTGGTGCCTCTGCTTCCACTGCACCAGGACGATCTGAGCCACCACCAGCGTGGCGATGAGGATCAGGACCATCTCTGCATGCATGGCTTCATGACCCCTGTGCTTCACATGCAGATGCTCATGCTGCACCCTGCAGGAGAGGACatgaacagagaggaagaattcAACACTTTATTAATATGTTTGTAATAAAAGGATCAGATCCTGCAGGAGGGTGAAGGCTGTACTCACTTCCAGTTCTCTCTGTGGGTCATTTTCAGCAGGTCGTCCTGAAACAGGCAGGGACAGAAATAGCAGCTTGTGTGGAGGTCTCACAGGACAGCTTTAAGTAGGTTAACACAACTCACTGCATTTTATGACAGGATGCACTCTCTTAAATATCATGCattcatatcacacacacatgaacatgtTCCCTGTGTGTGTACTGCCACGtctcagcagctgcagctcagtgTTTGCAGCTTTTTCTCCTCAGATCTGAGCTGTTAGCCGTTAGCCACAGTTAGCATggtcacacacagagaggtttaAAGTCCTGCAGAGGGGAGAACATGCTGTGAGGTTATCTCTCCTTACCTGAGGGTGCACACCTGCCATTGTGTGCCTGTTTCCCCCCCTCCTGCTGGAGCAAGCTAGCCGGTGAACAACAGCTGTGTTAGCTGTGACAGCAGCTCCACACTAACAGCTGCTGTGGGGCGTCACGGGTACGGAGGCCGAGAGGGACAAAAACTCACACTGCGCGAAAACACACAGACGAGACACAGGAgctgtttactgtttttaatgttaatgtatTAACCCTCCTTCAGCAGCTTACAACGAGGGACAGGGTAACACAACAGACTGACACagttagaataaataaagggaaataaaatacAGACAATATTTGCACCATGTACACATCTTTCTTATGAAATCTCCTTATATTgtaactacagtcatggccaaaagttttgagaatgacacaaatattacatttccacaaagtctgctgcttcagggtttttaggtgtttttgtcagatgtttctatggtataatgaaacacaattagaagcatttcataagtatcaaaagcttttattgagaattacacagaattcatgcaataagtcaatatttgcagtgttgacccttctttttcaagacctctgcaattctccctggcatgctgtcaatcaacttctggaccaaatcctgactgatggcagtccattcttgcataatcaatgcttggagtttgtcagaatttgtgggtttttgattgtccacccgcctcttgaggattgaccacaagtcctcaatgggattaagatctggggagtttcctggccaagggcccaaaatcttaatgttttgttccccgagccattttgttctgacttttgctttatggcaaggtgctccatcatgctggaaaaggcattcttcatcaccaaactgcccttggatggttgggagaagttgctctgggaggacgttctggtaccattctttattcatggctgtgtttttaggcaagattgtgagagagcccactcccttgaccgaaaagcaaccccacacatgaatggtctcaggatgcttcactgttggcaagagacaggactgatggtagcgctcacctggtcttctccgaacaagccttcctccagatgccccaaacaatgggaaaggggattcatcagagaaaatgactttaccccagtcctcagcagtccagtccctgtaccttctgcagaatatcagtctgtccctgatgtttttactggagagaagtggcttctttgctgccctccttgacaccaggccttcctccaaaagtcttggcctcactgtgcgtgcagatgcactcacacctgcctgctgccattcctgagcaagctctgcactggtggtggcccgatcccgcagctgtaacaccttcaggagacggtcctggcgcttgctggactttcttgggcaccctggagcctgtttggcaacaattgaacctctctccttgaagttcttgataattggatagacggttgactgaggtgcaatcttactcgctgctataaacttccctgttaggcccttttgtgcaatgcaatgatggctgcacgtgtttccttgcaggtaaccatggctaacagatgaggaacaatggtgtcatgcaccatcttccttttaaagtgtccagtcactcaatcatgacagattgatcgccagccttgtcctcatcaacacccacacctgtgttaatgtgtgtgacacctgtgtgtcattgaaatgatgttagctggtccttttgtggcagggctgaaatgcagtggaaatgtgtttttggtgataaagttcattttcaaggcaaagagggactttgcaatgaattgcagttgagctgatcactcctcataacattctggagtatatgcaaattgccattataaaaactgaaacagcagactttgtgaaagttaatagttgtgtcattctcaaaacttttggccatgactgtagactcACAAGCAACAAAAAATCTTTCAGTGTATATTgcaaataaatataacattagTTTAACATCCCTCATAAAAAGGATGGTTTACTGGAAGACAAAAAATCAAACGTCTCAAGTTGTATGGAAGGCCCACATTTACCTTTTCcaattttctgtttgttacttaaaaaaaaaatcaccagatCGACAAAACATAACAgagttcccactcttttccagagatcattttcaggACATGTTCAGTGaggatcaagctggtatgagagtctaaatgtagttcctaattcagttcctaaatagtctaatatgttcctctcagtggaagtctacagtACAGTAACTGAGGCACAGACCCCTGAGCTCTCTGCCTGACTCCGCAggtcactctttaacttaaatataagactctttgaatccaAAGATCACTCCACAAGGTGAATTTACCATAAAACATGAGActcccgttttctgtgaatgcatgattatgaccaagtgagggaGAAGAGCCGGACCggtctgtgtccctgtctcttccagcacagcgtggacTCAGCCTTCAGTGAATGGGGATGAGTTTTAATAACAGGGTCAggtcacacacagtcatgttggaataatcttccaggacatttgactttttctcccattttccaggtgatTTCCagaactggaaaactggtcGACTGTTCTCCAGGACGCATGGGAACCCTGATAACAGAATATTTCTCTCTATAGTTTGTTCATCCAAATACCCGTATGGCATACTTTTTGtagaaaatattaaattgcTGAATTGTTTGGACATTACATTGTTATTCAGTACACAAGCCTTCAAGTTATATTCAATagtagtgtttttaaatcaagttaACATTTGCTATTCAAAGTTTAAGACTGCTTTCATCAACCCTTGAACTGGAACTTACATATCCTGTAAAATAAGCACATGATGGTTTTGTATAAATACCCTGAAAGATCAATAATGAGCCAAGAAAATTCACACTAATGCCTTTACTTCATTGGTTTAAAATTCagtaaatttaacattttataataatatatgTAAACTCCAGAAAAAGGGAAACAATTCAACTTCAGTAATGATCAGTTTGAGTTTATTTCTTTCAAAGTGTGTTCTACATGTGGACTGATGAGGAACCGGTTCACTGTAGCTCCGTGTTCATGGAGGACCTGCaggtgaagaaaaacaaaattaaccAACAAGCCAAACTTTCATTTAGAGGTCAAACTAGAGACATGATTCGCTCAGACATCCAAGGAAGGATTGGGCCATCTTTGGTCTTTCGACCTCTGGTGGAAACTACGAATGGCAGGAAAAAGCATCATCACAGCGAACTCTCTGTGCcgactttaaacacacacactcaagaacTCTTGTAGAAAGTTTTAACACACCTTTTCAGGGTCATCATCTGCGTAGACGTCTCTGTTGATCGGACAGCAAACCCAGCATGTCTTCAAAACCTAAAGAGAGTTATCACAGATCAGTTATTGGATtaaaaaagacaagacaacTACATTTAGTCTTTTATAGTCGCTCAGACATCCAAGGAAGGATTGAGCCATCTTGGTCTTTCAACCTCTGGTGGAAACTACGAATGGCAGGAAAAAGCATCATCACAGCGAACTACAGGTCCTCAATCTGCACAACTAGACTTCTCATGCCCATATATGTATTTCTGAAGGGCAATTATGTATCAGGAAACTCACCGTCAGTGCTGATGCTTTCCTTCACTGTAGTGAAGTTAGGGAAGGATCCTCCTCTGAGCTTTCCAACCTGAAACAGAGATGTGATCACAGATTAGTTGTAGAGTTCAAGCAGAGATCATAATTTAACTTTGGTTCAAGTTCGCTCAGACATCCAAGGAAGGATTGGGCCATCTTTGGTCTCTCGACCTCTGGTGGAAACTACGAATGGCAGGAAAAAGCATCATCACAGCGAACTCTCAGGTCGTCCAATCAGCACAACAATGCTGCTTATCAAAACTCAACTATACGAGATACACACCAGGAAGTGATTCCCACTGGAACAGATGCTTCCCATCACTGCACTGACGTTAAAGCACGTCCAGAAGAGTCTTCAGACCTGGAATTGAAATACAGTCACTGATTAGTTGCTGGATTTAAAGAGACAGCGCATTAGATTAACTTTCGTTCAATTCGCTCAGACATCCAAGGAAGGATTGGGCCATCTTTGGTCTCTCGACCTCTGGTGGAAACTACGAATGGCAGGAAAAAGCATCATCACAGCGAATATCAGCAGGAAGATAAAAAAGGACAGAACTTCAGACAAGACTAACATATCATACTCGTTGGAATGATTAGggattttaaataaatctgatgAGAAGTTGAGCCGTCTACAAGATTGATTTATCACCACAATAAACTTTATCCTAATGGAGGTcttcaatgttaaatctgttTCATGCTTTTAAATTAATGTGCCAGTCAGAGTCAGGAAAACAAACATTCCAGTTCCAAATTATTTAACAATATATTATATATCTAATCATAAATGTGAGGCAAAGTTATGTTACTGATTATAAAAGTATAAAGTTGATGATTTATTTAGTGTTGGTGTTAATTGAGTAATTGTAATTGTGAAGCCTGGAAAAAATCATGTTGGATTTGGTTATTTTTATAAGCAATTTTagttactgtctctttaagatgaAGACTGTGGGTGGAGTCAGTGGAGACTGTGGGTGGAGTCAGTGGAGACTGTGGGTGGAGTCAGTGGAGACTTGACTAGATTTGGAGTCAGTTTTTTCACCCCCCATGTCTGCTTAGAATCAGGAATCATCCTTTAAATATTGGGTTTTGTGACACTAAAAATAACACTGGATTAAAGTTGTTTCTACACTCTACAGTGTTTTTGGAATGGATGATTGTGCAGTGTTAGCCAGGACTACAGGCTAGCTTGCAGTTTTGTCAGCTACAACAAGTATCTCTTAATACTCAAGTTAAAAGGAAGCCATGTTCACAGCGGCACATCTAGTCTttcaaaaaaaaagtacaagttgTAAGATTAGTTCTGTACGGAGTGTAACTGCTCGTCTCTCCTCTTATTGCAGAGTAAtcttaagttgtatttttatacttcttttgcagtaaacataaAAATGAACTGTGTACCTCAGCTAAAATTGCAGAATCTATATTTTTAGAGGTTATGCacaaataagatgaaataaaaataaatgatacacACCTCATGACATGACGATGACGCCTCAATCAGGATCCAGAAGTTCCTGATATCCATCCtgaaaatgagatttaaaatgtatttatatgagactttaaaaagtcaaagatGATCCAACAACAGTCTCTAAAGTCGCTCAGACATCCAAGGAAGGATTGGGCCATCTTTGGTCTTTCAACCTCTGGTGGAAACTACGAATGGCAGGAAAAAGCATCATCACAGCGACAGATAGTTTCATTTTAATCTTAATTAtcataataaatacaaaccattgtcatgtgcttttagTGGACAGGACATGATGGAGCTGCCGCCGAGTAGCTCAACCTGGaagtgagaaaaagagagagttaGAGAAGCAGACTTCTTTAAAAAAGGCATGTTTCAGACTTTAAGCTTTCGCTCAGACATCCAAGGAAGGATTGGGCCATCTTTGGTCTTTCGACCTCTGGTGGAAACTACGAATGGCAGGAAAAAGCATCATCACAGCGAACTACATACAAAGTGAAAACTGCACACTTGTGTTTAGAAAATGCTCTTACCTCAGCTTCATCGAAGGACACAGCTTTGAGGTGTCGCTGGCACAGTCTGGTAACAATTCCTGCAGCGTCTGCATCATATTTTATCTGGAAAAGAAGGGAAAACAGAAGGAGGCTGAAACTCCTACACTGAAAATGTGGAGGGAGCAGATGACAGGAATTGCTGCATGTGAGAAGATGTTAGGGAAATTAAACTCCAGAAAcaatatgattaaaaaacaatggGACAGCTTCAGTGACTTTAAGACTGGGGGAAGCAACGCTACCCTGTGAAGAATGTACAGTAATTGCCCTTAATATGTAAATGTAAACGTAAATGTAAATGCCCACTGTGTCCTGCCAAactatcttattttttatttatttattattattattttttattagtattatttgttctgttttgttttgttgcatttatctgcatttttaattattttattgatgttgTCCATTCATTGATGTTCATTATTCttgtttgaaaaaatgaaaaaaactcaataaaattactaattataaaaaaaaaaggggaaatagTGAATATAATATTAAATTATGCCTAAATAAAGAAAAGCAGTGTGAATGATTAAAACAGCCTTTAATTCACCCTGTTACACCTTTAATACCTGTGTTAAAAGCTAATCTGTTACTTTAGCTGATTTTAGGCAATTTAACAAGACACAGCAGAGCCAT contains the following coding sequences:
- the rnf175 gene encoding RING finger protein 175 translates to MAGVHPQDDLLKMTHRENWKVQHEHLHVKHRGHEAMHAEMVLILIATLVVAQIVLVQWKQRHHRSYNLVTLVQMWVVPLYFTIKLYWWRFLSMWGMFSVVTSYVIFRATRKPLSCRTPRMVYKWFLLIYKLSYAVGVLGYLAIMFTMFGFNVFFRIKAEDSMDVGVIMLFYGLYYGVMGRDFAEICSDYMASTIGYYNKGGMPSRSLTDDICAVCGQRILVDVEEEGFIEDTYQLSCGHIFHEFCIRGWCIVGKKQTCPYCNEKVDLKRMMNNPWEKTHVLYGQLLDWLRYLVAWQPIIIGIVHGINFTLGLE